The following proteins are co-located in the Pontiella desulfatans genome:
- a CDS encoding ABC transporter ATP-binding protein: protein MEYSIDIQGLEKSFGSKFKLGPLDLHVPTGSIYGLIGPNGAGKTTTIDLCMNMGKEEAGAIYIFGKHHRNEVVAVKQEIGYVSPDLNFDAWGKIHRLLRYYRKFYPEWDDAYCSELLGKLELKPSDRIKTLSFGGKIKLGLVVALSHRPKLLLLDEPTIGLDAVSKQQIFGELLAAVSDSDRTVLISSHGLSDLERFTDQIGFIRDGQLLLEGATDEVVQRYCLCDYTASGTLPQGRPGFIVQHTEGDRVRAVVDKSADLDAWFASSGLTQISSAPMTLEDLFVALAKEENGDG from the coding sequence ATGGAATACTCGATTGATATCCAGGGATTGGAAAAAAGTTTTGGTAGCAAGTTTAAGTTGGGGCCGCTCGACCTGCATGTGCCGACGGGATCGATCTACGGATTGATCGGCCCCAATGGCGCGGGAAAAACCACGACCATCGATCTTTGCATGAACATGGGCAAGGAGGAGGCCGGTGCAATCTACATTTTTGGAAAGCACCATCGCAACGAAGTCGTTGCCGTGAAGCAGGAGATCGGCTATGTCAGCCCCGACCTGAATTTTGATGCGTGGGGCAAGATCCATCGCCTGCTTCGTTATTACCGCAAGTTTTATCCGGAATGGGACGACGCCTATTGCTCGGAGCTGCTGGGAAAGCTGGAACTGAAACCGTCGGACAGAATCAAGACGCTTTCCTTTGGCGGAAAAATCAAACTCGGACTGGTCGTCGCGTTGTCGCATCGCCCAAAGCTGTTGTTGCTCGACGAGCCGACCATCGGACTCGACGCGGTTTCCAAACAGCAAATCTTCGGCGAGCTGCTGGCGGCCGTGAGCGATTCGGATCGAACGGTACTCATTTCATCGCACGGCCTCTCCGATCTCGAACGGTTCACCGACCAGATCGGATTTATCCGGGACGGACAACTCTTGCTCGAAGGCGCGACCGATGAGGTGGTTCAACGCTATTGCCTTTGCGACTACACCGCAAGTGGAACGCTTCCGCAAGGTCGTCCGGGTTTCATTGTTCAGCATACCGAAGGCGACCGGGTGCGAGCGGTTGTGGACAAATCGGCGGATCTGGATGCCTGGTTCGCCAGCTCTGGCTTGACTCAAATCTCCTCTGCCCCCATGACGCTCGAAGACCTGTTCGTGGCGCTCGCGAAAGAGGAGAACGGCGATGGATAG
- a CDS encoding RES family NAD+ phosphorylase gives MPVAWRIVPPSRVADAFSGEGARLFGGRWNPVGVPVVYAAESKALAALEILVHVDDAELLGDYLCMPVSFDKRMLSVLGFEDLPGDWRDCPPPASTQGLGDRWVRGQSSVVLEVPSVLIPGESNYLINPRHPNFGKLRIGAPEPFEFDPRLLK, from the coding sequence ATGCCGGTTGCCTGGCGTATCGTTCCGCCGAGCCGTGTGGCCGATGCGTTTTCGGGCGAGGGGGCGCGGCTGTTCGGTGGGCGCTGGAATCCGGTGGGGGTGCCGGTGGTCTATGCGGCGGAATCAAAGGCACTCGCGGCGCTGGAGATTCTGGTGCATGTGGATGACGCTGAACTGCTGGGCGATTACCTGTGCATGCCGGTGAGCTTCGACAAGCGTATGCTGAGCGTCCTCGGTTTTGAGGATTTGCCCGGCGATTGGCGCGACTGCCCTCCACCGGCTTCAACGCAGGGGCTGGGCGATCGGTGGGTGCGAGGGCAATCCTCGGTTGTTCTGGAGGTGCCCAGTGTTCTGATTCCCGGCGAGAGCAACTATTTGATCAACCCGCGCCATCCGAACTTCGGCAAACTCCGGATCGGCGCCCCGGAACCCTTCGAATTCGATCCGCGCCTGCTCAAATAG
- a CDS encoding MFS transporter, whose protein sequence is MKKPFEQIPFSPARWPFFYGWMILFWGIVGIILSVPGQTTGVSAFIEPLIKGLGIGRFEISVAYMVGTFSSSFLLTPAGKLFDRIGARWMAFVSCSSLGFVLLLLSQTDHIADGLATLLPEQIGLIGLLSFLFFLLRLSGQGVLTMASRNMVMKWFNHHRGLASGISGAAVSFGFSITPTIFSGMIGLHGWSGTWLMLGILLILVFAPLLLIFFRDHPEASGLVPDGKNHGTRNGTEEVVRQFTLPEARRTFPFWAFALTMALQALVLTATTFHIESIFELAGMEGSKGFAIFRPTAYVAISVTLLGGWLVDRTQLRWFLATMLLAMSVNLLGLIRLAPGWPIACLVFGGGVANGLFGILMSVTWPRYYGREHLGAISGLCMTFMVIFSAIGPAIYSAILKFATNYTAGNLACLAFALALLACSFFARNPQNRNASEIPLG, encoded by the coding sequence ATGAAGAAACCATTTGAACAGATTCCATTCAGCCCCGCGCGCTGGCCGTTTTTCTACGGATGGATGATTCTGTTCTGGGGCATTGTGGGCATCATTCTCAGCGTCCCCGGCCAAACCACCGGGGTTTCCGCCTTCATCGAGCCGCTGATCAAGGGATTGGGCATCGGCCGGTTTGAAATCAGCGTGGCCTATATGGTCGGCACCTTTTCCAGCTCGTTCCTGCTCACCCCGGCCGGCAAACTGTTCGACCGCATCGGGGCGCGCTGGATGGCGTTTGTCTCCTGCTCCAGCCTCGGCTTCGTGCTTTTGCTACTGAGCCAGACCGACCACATCGCCGACGGCCTGGCAACCTTGCTGCCGGAACAGATCGGGCTCATTGGATTGCTCTCGTTCCTCTTTTTCCTGTTGCGCCTGAGCGGACAAGGTGTGCTGACGATGGCCTCGCGCAACATGGTCATGAAATGGTTCAACCACCACCGCGGCCTCGCCAGCGGCATCAGCGGCGCGGCGGTCTCGTTCGGTTTTTCAATCACCCCCACCATTTTCAGCGGAATGATCGGCCTGCATGGATGGTCGGGAACGTGGCTCATGCTCGGCATCCTGCTCATTCTCGTGTTTGCGCCCCTGCTGCTCATCTTCTTCCGCGACCATCCCGAAGCATCCGGCCTCGTGCCCGACGGGAAAAACCATGGAACCAGGAACGGGACGGAAGAGGTTGTCCGCCAGTTCACCCTTCCGGAGGCCCGCCGCACCTTCCCCTTTTGGGCCTTTGCCCTCACCATGGCCTTGCAGGCCCTCGTGCTCACCGCCACCACGTTCCACATCGAATCCATCTTCGAGCTCGCCGGCATGGAGGGCTCCAAAGGCTTTGCGATTTTCCGGCCCACGGCCTATGTCGCCATATCGGTCACCCTGCTCGGCGGGTGGTTGGTCGACCGCACCCAGCTGCGCTGGTTCCTCGCCACCATGTTGCTGGCGATGTCCGTCAATCTACTGGGCCTCATCCGGCTCGCCCCCGGCTGGCCGATCGCCTGCCTGGTTTTCGGCGGCGGCGTGGCCAACGGGCTGTTCGGCATTCTCATGAGCGTCACCTGGCCGCGCTACTATGGCCGCGAACACCTCGGCGCCATCAGCGGACTCTGCATGACCTTCATGGTCATCTTCAGCGCCATCGGCCCCGCCATCTACAGCGCCATCCTCAAGTTCGCCACCAACTACACCGCCGGCAACCTCGCCTGCCTCGCCTTCGCCCTCGCCCTGCTCGCCTGTTCCTTCTTCGCCCGAAATCCGCAAAATAGAAATGCATCGGAAATCCCTTTAGGCTAG
- a CDS encoding GntR family transcriptional regulator: protein MDRKSPAFQIGPITPAASGALYQQVVDGIRREIAAGRLPPETRLPSFRGLAESLMVSLITVKRAYEELEKEGIIYRKQGIGTFVADHGGAKSRESKKKEALALLGKAARDAVQAGMGEKEFIELSRTAIRSEKGSGE, encoded by the coding sequence ATGGATAGGAAATCTCCAGCCTTTCAGATTGGGCCAATCACCCCAGCGGCCTCCGGGGCGCTCTATCAGCAGGTGGTCGATGGGATCCGTCGGGAGATCGCGGCCGGCCGGTTGCCGCCCGAGACCCGTCTGCCTTCGTTTCGGGGTTTGGCCGAGTCGCTCATGGTGAGTTTGATCACCGTCAAGCGGGCGTACGAGGAGCTGGAGAAAGAGGGCATCATCTACCGCAAGCAAGGAATCGGCACCTTCGTGGCCGACCATGGCGGGGCGAAAAGCCGCGAATCGAAGAAAAAGGAAGCGCTGGCTTTGCTGGGGAAGGCGGCGCGCGATGCCGTTCAGGCAGGCATGGGTGAAAAGGAATTCATTGAACTGTCCCGAACGGCGATTCGTTCGGAGAAAGGGAGCGGGGAATAA
- the ptsP gene encoding phosphoenolpyruvate--protein phosphotransferase produces MKKKNVDLICDIAELISLAENGRDRKELLQKVVTSVAKHMLADVCSIYIYDEDDRQLTLRATQGLDEAAIGVVKLRLGEGITGRAVRELRPICVGTASQSASYKFFPGIHEEEYEAFLAVPILRGLRRIGALVVQARETNYFTSNDVKALRAIAAQLATMIENVQLLKEARDKAEAPVVPVAKKVTTASILRGRSASTGTARGTAYTLDSANSESCALPDPDAPPHSFEDFETAVGKTASQIEQLQRQTSEDLADVAVLIFSAHLLILEDEQFTGRIGNLIQTGTPALKAIATVVNEYVEVFSKSSMPLIREKVLDVKDLGNRLTRNLINEEAGECDYRSQIIIAHELLPSDILKLSAENVEGFIVSSGVTSHNAIICRSLGIPMVAISRELADGIPDGEELLMDAEQGIIYLRPGAEVYAKYRELDEAWKVMHNASDMKAKTKTKCGERVHIYANINLLSDLKPAREFKAEGVGLYRSEFPFIVRNDFPPEEEQYIIYKKLVEQMEGKPVTFRTLDIGGDKMLSYYSNVSEANPFLGMRAIRFSLQNRDIFCQQLRAFLRAGAGGGTRIMFPLISSVDDFVEARSIVYECMDELEEEGIPFSRDTQLGVMMELPSAVEVVDELAMEADFLSIGSNDLIQYMLAVDRTNEQVSKLYLAHHPAILRAINRIVSASETHGKDVSICGDLSADPRMLPFLLGVGLRRFSIDIVNALTVQRLVNSISLEEAEEMANAMLDFGRISEIEAYLIDCNLVDAAEA; encoded by the coding sequence ATGAAAAAGAAGAACGTAGATCTAATATGCGATATCGCGGAGCTGATATCGCTGGCCGAAAATGGCCGGGACCGCAAGGAGTTGCTGCAAAAAGTAGTGACGTCCGTGGCCAAGCATATGCTAGCCGATGTTTGCTCGATCTATATCTACGATGAGGACGACAGGCAACTGACCCTCCGCGCGACCCAGGGGCTGGACGAAGCCGCGATTGGGGTCGTCAAGCTGCGCTTGGGCGAGGGGATCACGGGCCGGGCCGTTCGCGAGCTTCGGCCGATCTGCGTTGGAACGGCCTCGCAGAGTGCTTCCTATAAGTTTTTCCCGGGGATCCACGAAGAGGAATACGAGGCTTTTCTGGCGGTGCCGATCCTGCGCGGGCTTCGCCGCATTGGCGCGCTGGTGGTGCAGGCGCGCGAAACCAACTATTTCACGTCCAACGACGTGAAGGCCTTGCGGGCGATCGCCGCGCAGCTGGCCACCATGATCGAAAACGTGCAGCTCCTGAAGGAGGCGCGCGACAAGGCGGAAGCCCCCGTGGTTCCCGTGGCGAAGAAGGTGACCACCGCAAGCATTTTGCGCGGTCGGTCGGCCAGCACCGGTACGGCGCGCGGCACGGCCTACACCCTGGATTCGGCGAACAGCGAAAGCTGCGCCTTGCCCGACCCGGACGCCCCGCCGCACTCGTTCGAGGACTTTGAAACGGCCGTCGGCAAAACGGCCTCCCAGATTGAACAGCTTCAACGCCAAACCAGCGAAGACCTTGCCGATGTCGCCGTATTGATTTTCAGTGCCCACCTGCTGATCCTGGAGGACGAGCAGTTTACCGGTCGCATCGGGAACCTGATCCAGACCGGCACCCCCGCCCTCAAGGCGATTGCCACGGTGGTGAATGAATATGTCGAAGTGTTCTCCAAGAGCTCCATGCCGCTCATCCGCGAAAAGGTGCTCGATGTTAAGGATTTGGGCAACCGGCTGACGCGGAACCTGATCAACGAAGAGGCCGGCGAGTGCGACTACCGAAGCCAGATCATCATTGCCCACGAACTGCTGCCGTCGGATATCCTCAAGCTTTCGGCCGAAAACGTGGAGGGGTTCATTGTCAGTAGCGGTGTAACCTCGCACAACGCCATCATCTGCCGGTCGCTGGGCATCCCGATGGTGGCGATCAGCCGCGAACTGGCCGACGGTATTCCGGATGGCGAGGAGCTGCTGATGGATGCGGAGCAGGGGATCATCTACCTGCGGCCCGGTGCCGAGGTCTATGCGAAATACCGCGAACTCGACGAGGCCTGGAAGGTCATGCACAACGCCTCGGACATGAAGGCCAAGACCAAAACCAAGTGCGGCGAACGGGTGCATATCTACGCCAACATCAACCTGCTGAGCGACCTGAAGCCCGCCCGCGAGTTCAAGGCCGAAGGCGTCGGGCTCTACCGCTCCGAGTTCCCGTTCATTGTCCGCAACGACTTCCCGCCTGAAGAAGAGCAATACATCATCTACAAGAAACTCGTTGAACAGATGGAAGGGAAGCCCGTCACCTTCCGTACGCTGGATATCGGCGGCGACAAGATGCTCTCCTACTATTCCAACGTCAGCGAGGCCAATCCGTTCCTCGGCATGCGCGCCATCCGCTTCTCGTTGCAGAACAGGGATATCTTCTGCCAGCAGCTCCGCGCTTTTCTACGCGCCGGCGCCGGTGGCGGAACGCGCATCATGTTCCCGCTCATTTCGTCGGTCGACGATTTTGTCGAAGCGCGTTCCATCGTCTACGAATGCATGGACGAACTGGAGGAGGAGGGAATCCCCTTCAGCCGCGACACGCAACTGGGCGTCATGATGGAGCTGCCCTCCGCCGTCGAGGTGGTCGATGAACTGGCCATGGAGGCTGATTTCCTGTCCATTGGCTCGAATGACCTGATTCAGTACATGCTCGCCGTCGACCGGACTAACGAGCAGGTTTCCAAGCTCTATCTGGCGCACCACCCCGCCATCCTGCGCGCCATCAACCGGATTGTTTCGGCGAGTGAAACGCATGGCAAGGATGTCTCGATTTGCGGTGACCTTTCGGCAGACCCCCGCATGCTACCCTTCCTTCTTGGTGTCGGTTTGAGAAGGTTCAGCATCGATATTGTCAACGCCCTGACCGTCCAGCGCCTCGTGAACTCCATTTCGCTCGAAGAGGCGGAGGAGATGGCCAACGCCATGCTCGATTTCGGGCGAATCAGCGAAATCGAAGCTTATCTAATCGACTGCAATCTCGTGGACGCCGCAGAGGCCTAG
- the parS gene encoding type II RES/Xre toxin-antitoxin system antitoxin: MKEKVDIKKETYTWEAEAMAVNEAALKYAVKLNVVEPDIPQLKLVKSENALDQVAEIKAGLPAGIVDALCRELEISRKELARVAGVAERTLNRKIQEGRLSADQSERFNRVAQLLNRAIELFGEREQAVRWLKAPRSYFGGKPPLDLADTELGSREVANLIGRIAHGVFS, encoded by the coding sequence ATGAAGGAAAAAGTCGATATCAAGAAAGAAACCTATACCTGGGAGGCCGAAGCCATGGCCGTGAACGAAGCCGCATTGAAATATGCCGTTAAACTAAATGTGGTAGAGCCGGATATCCCGCAGCTGAAGCTGGTGAAGTCCGAGAATGCGCTGGATCAGGTTGCTGAAATCAAGGCGGGGCTGCCGGCGGGGATTGTGGATGCGCTTTGCCGGGAACTGGAGATTAGCCGGAAAGAACTCGCGCGGGTGGCCGGTGTGGCTGAGCGGACGCTGAACCGGAAGATCCAGGAGGGGCGGTTGAGTGCGGATCAGTCGGAGCGCTTCAATCGCGTTGCGCAGCTGCTCAACCGTGCCATCGAATTGTTCGGGGAGCGGGAGCAGGCGGTGCGGTGGCTGAAGGCCCCGCGTTCCTACTTCGGCGGCAAGCCGCCGCTGGATCTTGCGGATACCGAGCTGGGCAGCCGGGAAGTGGCTAACCTGATCGGCCGGATTGCCCACGGGGTCTTTTCCTGA
- the rpsD gene encoding 30S ribosomal protein S4: MKYTGPKIKKARRLGVALSPKSEKFLERRPNPPGQHGPNRRRGKQSDYGRQLTEKQRLRYQYNMSEKQLRGVFEKATRKPGNTGEVMMQMLESRLDVVVLRAGMARSIYQARQMVSHAHFRVNGKKVNIPSYSVKIGDKITVREKSKDLDAFVLAQQVAKTPEYITANDKELTAELNRLPNMEEVPVTCEISLVVEYYAR; this comes from the coding sequence ATGAAATACACTGGACCGAAAATCAAGAAGGCGCGTCGTTTGGGCGTTGCCCTGTCCCCGAAATCCGAGAAGTTCCTGGAACGCCGCCCGAATCCTCCGGGACAGCACGGCCCGAACCGTCGCCGCGGCAAGCAGTCCGACTACGGTCGCCAGCTGACCGAGAAGCAGCGCCTGCGCTACCAGTACAACATGAGCGAAAAGCAGCTTCGCGGTGTGTTTGAGAAGGCCACCCGTAAGCCGGGCAACACCGGTGAAGTGATGATGCAGATGCTCGAGAGCCGTTTGGACGTGGTTGTTCTGCGTGCCGGCATGGCCCGTTCCATCTACCAGGCCCGCCAGATGGTTTCCCACGCCCATTTCCGCGTGAACGGCAAGAAGGTGAACATTCCTTCCTACTCCGTTAAAATCGGCGACAAAATCACCGTTCGCGAAAAGTCCAAGGATCTGGACGCGTTCGTGCTGGCCCAGCAGGTTGCCAAGACGCCGGAATACATCACGGCCAACGACAAGGAGCTGACGGCTGAACTCAACCGCCTGCCCAACATGGAAGAAGTTCCCGTAACCTGCGAAATCTCGCTGGTTGTGGAATACTACGCCCGTTAA
- a CDS encoding beta-ketoacyl-ACP synthase 3 produces MNTPSAEQLLELYRPMVASRYTDQLQSAAAQRGEVFFYIPSSGHEASAALAPHLIQADWLHLHYRDRALAYARGVSYATVFYGLFSKEESNSAGRRMPAFPCDPALNILSTPTLVGSNVLQAVGVASTIKNDEGHPFVLVSVGDGATQQGDFYEAVAEAVRSNLPVLFLVEDNRFALSTVTKGNTFYSLPGGEADAFYGLPIRRIDGSDAASAHTRFGEVVGQLRETRGPQIVVFNVERLESHTNADDQSVYRTEADLRHAMENADPCAKLRDHMLANGVDAAAIQAVEDEVKEQVDAAFHLSRKGTTPTAEPTAKKALPAPREEYLGTAEGRELSMLEAMRAALRIRLSNDSKTTLLGQDIEDPKGDVFGLTRGLSQAFPAQVNNAPLAENTILGVATGQALAGGHPVAFMQFADFLPVAYNHILSEIGAMYWRTNGQWESPVLVMSIAGGYRPGLGPYHAQTMEAILAHVPGVDVFMPSTAADAAGLLNAIAESGRPSVFLFPKSLINDRTNTTSADVEKQYVPIGKARVARAGQDITLVSWGGCMPVVERTAEALAEIGLNAEVIDLRTIFPWDEETVLASAQKTGKLIVVHEDNQTAGMGGEIVAAICEKTGGDVQVARVTRPDTYIPYDFSCQIEVLPSFKRTLGKCCEMLDVELHWEKPVEEEAGTVTVKAIGSSPSDETITVASLLVEVGQAIAEGDLIASVEADKASMDITSPVSGTISELLAEEGDVLTVGTPMVKIASDEAAQLKPLTKEEPGTPIMERRRSSTADVQAAPTSGPCEPKPIYISNITTVLGSRHLTNDELLQGHGEWDSEAIRKRTGIENRYWIDGDENVLTLAVDATKQLLEKEQLQISDIGAIICSTGTPLAMTPSLACSVLHELSPEKGEVLMQAHDVNAACSGYMYAMQSAFDFLTNAPEKKVIVITAETLSPMVNHDDQKTMALFGDAATASLVSCEKRPGNVGVKLNRPFLSATGVDAKVLYVPNMGSGEVVEMEGLTVFKLAVRKMIDMLDNACQERGITVEDLDMIVPHQANERIIEAIRKTIHCPPEKMFNHIRKYGNTSSNTIPIALTELIPSMDIDSKVGLTAFGGGFTFGAAVIEKV; encoded by the coding sequence ATGAATACACCGTCCGCAGAACAGCTGCTCGAACTCTACCGCCCCATGGTAGCCTCGCGCTACACCGACCAACTGCAGTCCGCTGCAGCGCAACGGGGCGAGGTTTTTTTCTATATTCCTTCGTCGGGGCACGAAGCCTCCGCCGCCCTGGCGCCGCACCTGATCCAGGCCGACTGGCTGCACCTGCACTACCGCGACCGGGCCCTGGCCTACGCCCGCGGCGTCTCCTACGCAACCGTCTTCTACGGCCTGTTCTCCAAGGAAGAGTCCAACTCGGCCGGCCGCCGCATGCCCGCCTTCCCGTGCGATCCAGCGCTGAACATCCTCAGCACCCCGACGCTCGTCGGCAGCAACGTGCTGCAGGCCGTCGGCGTCGCCTCGACCATCAAGAACGACGAAGGCCACCCCTTCGTGCTCGTCTCGGTGGGCGACGGCGCCACCCAGCAGGGCGACTTCTACGAAGCCGTTGCCGAGGCCGTGCGCTCCAACCTGCCGGTGCTGTTCCTGGTCGAGGACAACCGCTTCGCGCTCTCCACCGTCACCAAGGGCAACACCTTCTATTCACTGCCCGGCGGCGAAGCCGACGCGTTCTACGGCCTGCCGATCCGCCGCATCGATGGTTCCGATGCCGCATCCGCCCACACCCGCTTCGGCGAGGTGGTCGGGCAATTGCGCGAAACGCGCGGCCCGCAGATTGTCGTATTCAACGTGGAACGGCTCGAAAGCCACACCAATGCCGACGACCAATCCGTCTACCGCACCGAAGCCGACCTCCGGCATGCGATGGAAAACGCCGATCCCTGCGCCAAGCTGCGCGACCACATGCTGGCCAACGGCGTCGATGCCGCCGCCATCCAGGCCGTTGAAGACGAGGTGAAGGAACAGGTCGATGCCGCGTTCCACCTTTCGCGCAAAGGGACCACGCCCACTGCCGAACCGACCGCCAAGAAGGCGCTGCCCGCCCCGCGCGAGGAATACCTCGGCACCGCCGAAGGCCGCGAACTCAGCATGCTCGAAGCCATGCGCGCGGCCCTCAGGATCCGGCTTTCAAACGATTCGAAAACCACCCTGCTGGGGCAGGACATCGAAGACCCGAAGGGCGACGTGTTCGGCCTCACCCGCGGACTTTCGCAGGCCTTCCCCGCACAGGTCAACAATGCCCCGCTCGCCGAAAACACCATTCTCGGCGTCGCCACCGGGCAGGCGCTCGCGGGCGGCCATCCGGTTGCGTTCATGCAGTTTGCCGACTTTCTGCCGGTGGCCTACAACCACATCCTTTCCGAGATCGGCGCCATGTACTGGCGCACCAACGGCCAATGGGAATCGCCGGTGCTCGTCATGTCGATCGCCGGCGGCTACCGCCCCGGCCTCGGCCCGTACCACGCCCAGACCATGGAGGCGATTCTCGCGCACGTGCCGGGCGTCGATGTCTTCATGCCTTCCACCGCCGCCGATGCCGCCGGCCTGCTCAACGCCATTGCCGAATCCGGGCGCCCTTCGGTCTTCCTCTTCCCGAAAAGCCTGATCAACGACCGCACCAACACCACCTCGGCCGACGTTGAAAAGCAGTATGTCCCGATCGGCAAGGCGCGCGTTGCCCGCGCCGGGCAGGACATCACCCTCGTCAGCTGGGGCGGTTGCATGCCCGTGGTCGAGCGCACCGCCGAGGCGCTGGCCGAAATCGGCCTCAATGCGGAAGTCATCGACCTGCGCACCATTTTCCCGTGGGACGAGGAAACCGTCCTCGCCTCCGCCCAAAAGACCGGAAAGCTCATCGTTGTCCACGAAGACAACCAGACGGCCGGCATGGGCGGCGAGATTGTTGCGGCCATCTGCGAAAAGACCGGCGGCGACGTGCAGGTGGCGCGCGTCACCCGCCCCGACACCTACATCCCCTACGATTTTTCCTGCCAGATCGAAGTCCTGCCCTCGTTCAAGCGCACCCTGGGCAAATGCTGCGAAATGCTCGACGTCGAACTCCACTGGGAAAAACCCGTCGAGGAGGAGGCCGGAACCGTCACCGTCAAGGCCATCGGCTCCAGCCCGTCCGACGAAACCATCACGGTTGCGAGCCTGCTTGTTGAAGTGGGCCAGGCCATCGCCGAAGGCGACCTGATTGCATCGGTCGAGGCCGACAAGGCCTCGATGGACATCACCTCCCCGGTTTCCGGAACGATTTCCGAGCTGCTTGCCGAAGAGGGCGACGTGCTGACCGTCGGCACGCCGATGGTCAAGATTGCCTCCGACGAGGCGGCGCAGCTCAAACCGCTCACCAAGGAAGAGCCCGGCACACCGATCATGGAGCGGCGGCGCAGCAGTACGGCCGACGTGCAAGCCGCCCCAACCAGCGGCCCGTGCGAACCGAAGCCGATCTATATCTCGAATATTACAACGGTTCTGGGTTCGCGCCACCTCACCAACGACGAGCTGCTCCAGGGCCATGGCGAATGGGATTCCGAAGCCATCCGCAAACGCACCGGCATCGAAAACCGCTACTGGATCGACGGCGATGAAAACGTGCTGACCCTCGCGGTCGACGCCACCAAGCAACTGCTCGAAAAAGAACAACTCCAGATTTCCGACATTGGCGCCATCATCTGCTCCACCGGCACACCGCTGGCCATGACGCCCTCGCTGGCGTGCAGCGTGCTGCACGAACTCAGCCCCGAAAAAGGCGAAGTGCTCATGCAGGCCCACGATGTGAATGCCGCCTGCTCCGGCTACATGTATGCCATGCAATCCGCCTTCGATTTCCTCACCAACGCCCCCGAAAAAAAGGTGATCGTCATCACCGCCGAAACCCTTTCGCCGATGGTCAACCACGACGACCAGAAGACGATGGCGCTTTTCGGCGATGCGGCGACCGCCTCGCTTGTGAGTTGCGAAAAGCGGCCCGGCAACGTGGGCGTGAAACTCAACCGCCCGTTCCTCTCCGCCACCGGCGTCGATGCGAAGGTGCTCTATGTCCCGAACATGGGCAGCGGCGAGGTGGTGGAAATGGAAGGCCTCACCGTCTTCAAGCTGGCCGTCCGCAAGATGATCGACATGCTCGACAATGCCTGCCAGGAACGCGGCATCACCGTCGAGGATCTCGACATGATCGTGCCGCACCAGGCGAACGAGCGCATCATCGAGGCCATCCGCAAGACCATCCATTGCCCGCCGGAAAAAATGTTCAACCATATCCGGAAATACGGCAACACCTCGTCGAACACCATTCCGATCGCCTTGACCGAGCTGATCCCATCCATGGACATCGATTCCAAGGTTGGCCTCACCGCCTTCGGCGGCGGCTTCACCTTCGGCGCCGCCGTGATCGAGAAGGTTTAA